The following proteins are encoded in a genomic region of Tenebrio molitor chromosome 7, icTenMoli1.1, whole genome shotgun sequence:
- the LOC138135958 gene encoding protein SERAC1 isoform X1, with amino-acid sequence MHFFKKYPKFFKFTCLATISGGTGWLCYQIQTTKNVLTNALDTSILSIVEPTITEKPENEDFVVIDMGREQEGQDASFRSNWSSFKFSFAKRLLILANSENKYLRKKAVRQLARIKKLDNWQFNLLSNMIDARTAVGLARTPDVDPRFFITPPLRYLGHTHNMIVDVMKDLLVNLHAISQHPCMDYFISKAFSDIDAPEKFTEDMTYIELKKSIQSSDELLPLCLESLLHHASVGNYAKDIAELNGLPLLMEIHNRFKDNVEVSATICRIISYLSMHPELLEELYNTGWIGILARWVKSDDVRISIPAAKALANLDSDEEPLYKQRLYPLHPTTRIVRDAGVDVVFVHGLLGGVFFTWRQRLRQQDPLGFLGKKGTPESITQKSSYVEPCRTKRKRHCSSDPDIIEFMEDLEEHVGYSSLCKEYDVVWEDIPTNTNDDAVGPYSCPGYKYNCSESDDYFTNCWPRDWLAEDCEHLRIIGVNYETNLSLWAPICRVEKVKNLTERSEELIEQLAQVQVGKRPIVWVTHSMGGLIVKCLLNKASKSSDKAIRDMYLNTKGIIFYSTPHIGSSVATFSQASALVIWPSVEVQELQRDSPQLLKMHEDFLELTKINPIRVVTFVETQPTVVSAMKFKFLVVEPDSGNPGCGEYYEIPLDHLGICKPASRQSFLYQKVLSVIKDILKHHDKV; translated from the exons ATgcattttttcaagaaatacCCGAAATTCTTCAAATTTACATGTTTAGCGACAATATCTGGCGG cACAGGATGGTTATGTTACCAAATACAAACAACCAAAAATGTACTCACCAATGCTTTAGACACTTCGATTTTGTCAATTGTGGAGCCCACGATCACCGAAAAACCAGAAAACGAAGACTTCGTCGTCATTGACATGGGGAGAGAACAGGAAGGACAAGATGCGTCGTTCAGAAGCAATTGgagttcatttaaattttccttcGCCAAAAGATTGCTCATTCTTGCCAATAGCGAAAACAAATACTTGCGGAAGAAAGCCGTGAGGCAATTAGCTAGGATCAAAAAATTAGATAATTGGCAATTCAATTTACTTTCAAACATGATCGACGCTAGAACGGCGGTAGGGTTGGCCAGGACGCCAGATGTTGATCCCAGATTTTTCATTACTCCACCTTTGCGATACCTAGGTCACACGCACAACATGATCGTCGACGTTATGAAAGATTTGCTTGTTAATTTACACGCAATATCGCAACATCCGTGTATGGATTACTTCATTTCTAAAGCATTCTCTGACATTGAT gcACCAGAGAAATTCACAGAAGATATGACGTATATCGAGTTAAAAAAGTCCATTCAGTCTAGTGATGAGTTGTTACCGTTATGTCTTGAGTCACTGCTTCATCATGCAAGTGTAGGAAATTACGCCAAAGATATCGCGGAACTAAATGGTCTACCACTCCTCATGGAAATCCATAATCGTTTCAAAGATAACGTGGAAGTATCAGCGACAATATGTCGGATAATATCGTATCTTTCCATGCATCCTGAGTTACTTGAAGAATTATACAACACTg GTTGGATCGGAATTTTGGCTCGGTGGGTTAAGTCTGACGACGTCAGAATTTCTATTCCTGCCGCCAAAGCGCTTGCTAATTTGGACTCTGATGAAGAGCCGCTCTACAAACAAAGACTCTATCCCTTGCATCCCACCACGCGCATAGTTCGGGATGCGGGAGTAGATGTAGTTTTTGTGCATGGACTTCTAGGGGGCGTCTTTTTCACTTGGCGCCAAAGACTCCGTCAACAGGATCCTCTGGGGTTCCTTGGTAAGAAGGGCACACCAG AAAGTATAACACAGAAAAGTTCGTATGTGGAACCTTGCCGtactaaaagaaaaagacaCTGCAGCAGCGATCCCGATATCATAGAGTTCATGGAGGATTTAGAAGAGCACGTAGGTTACAGCAGTTTGTGCAAAGAATACGACGTCGTGTGGGAAGATATTCCCACGAATACAAACGATGATGCTGTAGGACCATATAGTTGCCCCGGATATAAATACAACTGTTCCGAAAGTGACGATTATTTCACAAATTGTTGGCCTCGAGATTGGTTAGCTGAGGATTGCGAACACTTACGTATTATAGGTGTAAATTATGAAACGAACTTGTCATTATGGGCTCCTATTTGTCGCGTTGAAAAGGTAAAAAATTTAACCGAGCGCAGCGAAGAACTAATCGAGCAATTAGCGCAAGTTCAAGTGGGGAAGAGACCTATAGTGTGGGTGACTCACTCCATGGGTGGCTTGATAGTCAAATGTCTGTTAAATAAAG CTTCCAAAAGCAGCGACAAAGCGATCAGAGATATGTATTTGAACACCAAgggaataattttttatagtacACCACACATAGGATCAAGTGTGGCGACGTTCAGTCAGGCTTCCGCATTAGTAATATGGCCGTCTGTAGAGGTACAGGAATTGCAGAGAG ATTCGCCCCAGTTGCTGAAAATGCACGAAGACTTTCTCGAACTGACGAAAATTAATCCGATAAGGGTTGTCACCTTTGTCGAGACTCAACCAACAGTGGTTTCAGcaatgaaattcaaatttttagtaGTAGAACCTGACTCTGGTAATCCTGGATGCGGGGAGTATTATGAAATACCCTTGGATCATTTGGGCATTTGCAAGCCAGCGAGCAG GCAGTCGTTCCTATACCAAAAGGTGTTATCTGTGATCAAGGATATCTTGAAACATCACGATAAAGTATAG
- the LOC138135960 gene encoding protein tramtrack, beta isoform-like: MLPQQYCLRWRYHHSNLQTMFSQLLEREAFCDVTLACEGRTIKAHKIVLSACSTYFETILSQYEEKDPILIMKDVKYVDIKCLVEFMYKGEINVDHCHLATLLKTAEELKIKGLAEVSWRDEDQQNVDSNNINGVQTALPQVSTVMDNPKVETPSNKRKRGRPPIDDYEQAFTAPKIMNVTGNADETYSNDAMSTSDHDLSIWEEEPSANEAGDTTEPDEPLLRVKKETSPHDDDVLIDDSGDQFSPNDSKHDNTSRTGSMKSVTNVTTSGTQSFLTPALEKEWPDVIKMNDYLNTGRRQQFWEEPFTKRVMDAIKTKNLEMKVAAELLGVSYGTLYGRYRDSYGCLKHPYRVRDFWTEQGPTDVLLKLKKKEITLYRAAEQLNVTPQTLSNYLISMSQIDNNEANVSNQSNAMECYEEADSDEEGDTVLPDVPSSNNTSLFKNLLSSTINTSTSSNSVLANCPDITIIKKEKHEGKVNNNSDHSDSNSDQTK; this comes from the exons ATGCTGCCTCAACAGTATTGTCTAAGATGGAGGTACCACCATTCAAATTTGCAAACCATGTTCTCACAACTCCTGGAAAGGGAGGCCTTCTGTGATGTCACATTGGCCTGCGAGGGAAGGACCATCAAAGCACACAAAATCGTCCTGTCTGCGTGCAGCACATACTTCGAAACCATCCTCTCACAGTACGAAGAAAAAGACCCCATTCTCATCATGAAAGATGTTAAATATGTAGATATTAAGTGTCTGGTTGAGTTCATGTACAAAGGAGAGATCAACGTCGATCAT TGTCACCTCGCTACGTTGTTGAAGACTGCTGAAGAACTGAAAATCAAAGGCCTGGCCGAGGTGTCTTGGCGGGACGAAGATCAGCAGAATGTGGACAGCAACAATATCAATGGCGTACAGACGGCATTACCGCAAGTTTCGACCGTCATGGACAATCCCAAAGTGGAAACGCCATCGAACAAAAGAAAACGAGGCAGGCCACCCATAGATGATTACGAGCAGGCGTTCACCGCACCAAAAATTATGAACGTTACGGGGAACGCCGACGAAACTTATTCCAATGATGCAATGTCGACCAGTGATCATGACCTATCGATTTGGGAAGAAGAACCATCCGCGAACGAAGCTGGAGACACGACAGAACCAGATGAACCACTCCTCAGGGTTAAAAAGGAAACCTCT CCGCACGATGACGATGTCCTGATCGATGATTCGGGGGATCAATTTTCACCGAACGATTCAAAACACGACAACACCTCAAGGACAGGATCTATGAAATCGGTGACAAACGTAACAACGTCTGGGACGCAGTCGTTTTTGACGCCGGCCCTGGAAAAGGAATGGCCGGACGTCATCAAAATGAACGACTATTTGAACACCGGCCGACGACAACAATTCTGGGAGGAACCCTTCACGAAACGTGTCATGGACGCTATCAAAACCAAAAATCTCGAAATGAAAGTGGCAGCAGAACTGCTGGGTGTCTCGTACGGCACCCTTTACGGAAGATATCGAGATTCATACGGATGTTTGAAACATCCCTATCG AGTGCGCGATTTCTGGACTGAACAAGGACCGACGGATGTGTtattgaagttaaagaagaaagaaataaCTCTGTACAGAGCGGCGGAACAGTTGAACGTGACGCCGCAGACGCTTTCAAATTATCTGATATCGATGTCGCAAATTGACAACAACGAGGCGAACGTCAGCAACCAGTCGAACGCGATGGAGTGCTACGAAGAGGCCGATTCAGACGAGGAGGGCGACACGGTATTGCCCGACGTGCCCTCGTCGAACAACACGAGCCTCTTTAAGAATCTCCTATCGAGCACAATCAACACCTCCACGTCCAGCAACTCAGTATTGGCCAACTGTCCCGACATTACCATCATCAAGAAGGAGAAACACGAAGGTAAAGTCAACAATAACTCAGATCATTCCGACAGTAATAGTGACCAAACTAAGTAA
- the U4-U6-60K gene encoding U4/U6 small nuclear ribonucleoprotein Prp4 yields MSDDDDVQYVKKPRTIHYGSLEDAERARLAAADGNDDSNEKAEGVSANPPQVHISTEYMELEDAMSRDKQALLEEFERRRKARSINVSTDDAEVKRNLRQLGEPICLFGEGPADRRCRLRDILSRIGEDAVVRREAEEERKQFEKDLETTWYHEGPESLRIARLWIANYSLPRAKARIEEARKMTDLPTATKTAKKQEIQKKLQIMAIYSSQIGDTRPISYCQFSPNSKLLATASWSGLCKIWSVPDCTLKQTLKGHTCNVGAIIFHPKATVSQEENICNMASCAADGSVKLWDFQNEEPIADIEGHMPHRVSRLGFHPSGRFLGTCCMDCSWRLWDLHQCTEVLHQEGHVKPVYCISFQIDGSVCATGGLDSFGRVWDLRTGRCIMFMESHLKAILGIDFSPNGYHIATASEDNTCKIWDLRKRSVLYTIPAHTNLISDVKFQRDGGDYLITASYDNTAKLWTNRTWQPLKTLSGHDGKIMSVDISPDNQYIATSSYDRTFKFWAPEEQK; encoded by the exons ATGTCCGACGATGACGATGTACAGTACGTGAAAAAACCGAGAACGATCCATTACGGATCTTTGGAAGACGCCGAACGGGCCAGGTTAGCCGCGGCTGATGGAAACGATGATAGCAATGAAAAAGCGGAGGGTGTCTCGGCGAACCCCCCGCAAGTACACATTTCTACAG AATACATGGAGCTCGAAGATGCCATGTCTAGAGATAAACAGGCGCTCTTGGAAGAGTTTGAACGTCGCCGGAAAGCTCGTTCTATTAACGTTTCGACAGACGACGCTGAGGTGAAGAGAAACCTCCGTCAGTTAGGTGAACCGATCTGTCTATTCGGCGAAGGTCCCGCAGACAGACGATGTCGACTGCGTGACATTTTAAGTAGAATAGGCGAAGATGCCGTGGTCCGAAGAGAGGCAGAAGAAGAGCGAAAACAGTTCGAGAAAGATCTAGAGACCACTTGGTACCACGAAGGTCCCGAATCGTTGAGAATAGCGAGACTGTGGATCGCAAATTATTCATTACCTCGAGCGAAAGCGCGAATCGAAGAGGCCAGAAAAATGACAGATCTCCCAACAGCGACAAAAACGGCGAAGAAACAAGAGATTCaaaagaaattacaaataatgGCTATTTATTCGAGTCAGATAGGAGACACCCGACCAATTTCTTACTGCCAGTTTAGTCCAAATTCGAAACTTCTGGCTACGGCATCTTG GAGTGGGTTATGTAAAATCTGGTCTGTTCCGGACTGTACACTAAAACAAACATTAAAGGGACACACGTGTAACGTGGGTGCGATTATTTTTCATCCCAAAGCTACAGTCAGtcaagaagaaaatatttgtaacatGGCGTCATGCGCGGCTGATGGCTCAGTTAAATTGTGGGACTTTCAGAA tgaGGAACCAATTGCAGATATTGAGGGTCACATGCCACATCGCGTCTCCAGATTAGGCTTCCACCCTTCGGGAAGATTCCTAGGAACGTGTTGCATGGATTGTTCGTGGAGATTGTGGGACTTGCACCAGTGCACAGAAGTGTTGCACCAAGAGGGTCACGTTAAACCAGTCTATTGCATCTCGTTCCAAATTGACGGCTCAGTTTGTGCAACAGG AGGTCTCGATTCTTTTGGGAGAGTCTGGGACTTGAGAACCGGAAGGTGCATAATGTTCATGGAAAGTCACTTGAAAGCCATCTTAGGAATAGATTTTTCACCGAACGGTTACCACATAGCCACGGCCAGTGAAGACAACACCTGTAAAATTTGGGATCTTCGGAAAAGATCCGTTTTGTACACGATCCCTGCACACACGAATTTAATTTCCGATGTTAAGTTCCAAAGGGACGGAGGTGATTATTTAATAACTGCGTCTTACGATAATACGGCAAAATTATGGACGAACCGAACGTGGCAGCCCTTAAAAACCCTGTCAGGACACGACGGTAAAATCATGTCTGTTGATATATCCCCCGACAATCAGTACATTGCCACGAGTTCTTACGATAGGACGTTCAAATTTTGGGCACCAGAAGAGCAGAAGTAA
- the LOC138135958 gene encoding protein SERAC1 isoform X2: protein MGREQEGQDASFRSNWSSFKFSFAKRLLILANSENKYLRKKAVRQLARIKKLDNWQFNLLSNMIDARTAVGLARTPDVDPRFFITPPLRYLGHTHNMIVDVMKDLLVNLHAISQHPCMDYFISKAFSDIDAPEKFTEDMTYIELKKSIQSSDELLPLCLESLLHHASVGNYAKDIAELNGLPLLMEIHNRFKDNVEVSATICRIISYLSMHPELLEELYNTGWIGILARWVKSDDVRISIPAAKALANLDSDEEPLYKQRLYPLHPTTRIVRDAGVDVVFVHGLLGGVFFTWRQRLRQQDPLGFLGKKGTPESITQKSSYVEPCRTKRKRHCSSDPDIIEFMEDLEEHVGYSSLCKEYDVVWEDIPTNTNDDAVGPYSCPGYKYNCSESDDYFTNCWPRDWLAEDCEHLRIIGVNYETNLSLWAPICRVEKVKNLTERSEELIEQLAQVQVGKRPIVWVTHSMGGLIVKCLLNKASKSSDKAIRDMYLNTKGIIFYSTPHIGSSVATFSQASALVIWPSVEVQELQRDSPQLLKMHEDFLELTKINPIRVVTFVETQPTVVSAMKFKFLVVEPDSGNPGCGEYYEIPLDHLGICKPASRQSFLYQKVLSVIKDILKHHDKV, encoded by the exons ATGGGGAGAGAACAGGAAGGACAAGATGCGTCGTTCAGAAGCAATTGgagttcatttaaattttccttcGCCAAAAGATTGCTCATTCTTGCCAATAGCGAAAACAAATACTTGCGGAAGAAAGCCGTGAGGCAATTAGCTAGGATCAAAAAATTAGATAATTGGCAATTCAATTTACTTTCAAACATGATCGACGCTAGAACGGCGGTAGGGTTGGCCAGGACGCCAGATGTTGATCCCAGATTTTTCATTACTCCACCTTTGCGATACCTAGGTCACACGCACAACATGATCGTCGACGTTATGAAAGATTTGCTTGTTAATTTACACGCAATATCGCAACATCCGTGTATGGATTACTTCATTTCTAAAGCATTCTCTGACATTGAT gcACCAGAGAAATTCACAGAAGATATGACGTATATCGAGTTAAAAAAGTCCATTCAGTCTAGTGATGAGTTGTTACCGTTATGTCTTGAGTCACTGCTTCATCATGCAAGTGTAGGAAATTACGCCAAAGATATCGCGGAACTAAATGGTCTACCACTCCTCATGGAAATCCATAATCGTTTCAAAGATAACGTGGAAGTATCAGCGACAATATGTCGGATAATATCGTATCTTTCCATGCATCCTGAGTTACTTGAAGAATTATACAACACTg GTTGGATCGGAATTTTGGCTCGGTGGGTTAAGTCTGACGACGTCAGAATTTCTATTCCTGCCGCCAAAGCGCTTGCTAATTTGGACTCTGATGAAGAGCCGCTCTACAAACAAAGACTCTATCCCTTGCATCCCACCACGCGCATAGTTCGGGATGCGGGAGTAGATGTAGTTTTTGTGCATGGACTTCTAGGGGGCGTCTTTTTCACTTGGCGCCAAAGACTCCGTCAACAGGATCCTCTGGGGTTCCTTGGTAAGAAGGGCACACCAG AAAGTATAACACAGAAAAGTTCGTATGTGGAACCTTGCCGtactaaaagaaaaagacaCTGCAGCAGCGATCCCGATATCATAGAGTTCATGGAGGATTTAGAAGAGCACGTAGGTTACAGCAGTTTGTGCAAAGAATACGACGTCGTGTGGGAAGATATTCCCACGAATACAAACGATGATGCTGTAGGACCATATAGTTGCCCCGGATATAAATACAACTGTTCCGAAAGTGACGATTATTTCACAAATTGTTGGCCTCGAGATTGGTTAGCTGAGGATTGCGAACACTTACGTATTATAGGTGTAAATTATGAAACGAACTTGTCATTATGGGCTCCTATTTGTCGCGTTGAAAAGGTAAAAAATTTAACCGAGCGCAGCGAAGAACTAATCGAGCAATTAGCGCAAGTTCAAGTGGGGAAGAGACCTATAGTGTGGGTGACTCACTCCATGGGTGGCTTGATAGTCAAATGTCTGTTAAATAAAG CTTCCAAAAGCAGCGACAAAGCGATCAGAGATATGTATTTGAACACCAAgggaataattttttatagtacACCACACATAGGATCAAGTGTGGCGACGTTCAGTCAGGCTTCCGCATTAGTAATATGGCCGTCTGTAGAGGTACAGGAATTGCAGAGAG ATTCGCCCCAGTTGCTGAAAATGCACGAAGACTTTCTCGAACTGACGAAAATTAATCCGATAAGGGTTGTCACCTTTGTCGAGACTCAACCAACAGTGGTTTCAGcaatgaaattcaaatttttagtaGTAGAACCTGACTCTGGTAATCCTGGATGCGGGGAGTATTATGAAATACCCTTGGATCATTTGGGCATTTGCAAGCCAGCGAGCAG GCAGTCGTTCCTATACCAAAAGGTGTTATCTGTGATCAAGGATATCTTGAAACATCACGATAAAGTATAG
- the LOC138135964 gene encoding phenoloxidase-activating factor 2-like → MLIIFVFSLFVLILIHPDFATNASPASSENESRSEEVIQCKCVAYYHCHEVNKFMILSRTSVTPNKTHCFNDDYTCCKIALTSATDDDSTDGLLNSSLVSFKSNCGMPKTKINPKNESATTIPGEIPWIVEIFKKNQNFPFRFKCAGSLIHPKVVLTTTRCVLSAKEKSLKIVAPGETTFESLGTRPESERNVLKIIKHPDYYSGALYNDIALLILENEYNFSNNFLNSVCLPPSNENFNGKRCLLVKWDKNSNQMKIPLLKVDVPIIESQRCQDFLRKTHLGSKFILDSSFLCAGGEEVKAACDGDDGSPLICLGSDHKFVQIGIASWGIGCGVLNQPGVFTNVAQFKDWIKEQLLKNKIEIN, encoded by the exons atgttgattatttttgtgttttctttatttgttcTAATTCTAATACACCCTGATTTTGCAACGAATGCATCTCCTGCATCTAGTGAAAATGAAAGTCGCAGCGAAGAAGTTATCCAATGTAAATGTGTAGCTTATTATCATTGCCACGAAGTTAATAAATTTATGATACTTTCTAGAacaag TGTGACTCCGAACAAAACTCATTGCTTTAATGACGATTACACTTGTTGCAAAATTGCACTAACTTCTGCAACCGATGATGATTCAACAGATGGATTGTTGAACTCAAGTCTAGTAAGCTTCAAAAGTAATTGTGGAATGCCTAAAACGAAGATAAATCCGAAGAAtgaatcggcgacaacaatTCCTGGTGAAATCCCCTGGATcgttgaaattttcaagaaaaaccaaaattttCCTTTCAGATTTAAATGTGCCGGTTCATTAATCCACCCGAAAGTGGTTTTAACTACAACACGTTGCGTTTTATC AGCCAAAGAGAAATCTTTAAAAATCGTTGCACCCGGTGAAACAACCTTTGAAAGTCTTGGAACTCGTCCAGAAAGTGAAAGAAATGTTTTGAAGATAATCAAACATCCAGATTATTATTCAGGAGCGTTGTACAATGATATCGCTCTATTAATTCTGGAAAATGAGTATAACTTTTCAAACAATTTCCTAAATTCTGTATGTCTACCCCCTTCTAATGAAAATTTCAATGGAAAGAGATGTTTGTTAGTAAAGTGGGATAAAAATTCAAACCAGATGAAAATACCATTGCTAAAAGTTGATGTTCCAATCATCGAATCACAACGTTGTCAagattttttacgaaaaactCATTTAGGATCGAAGTTTATTTTAGATTCGTCTTTTTTATGTGCTGGTGGTGAAGAGGTAAAAGCGGCGTGCGACGGAGATGATGGAAGTCCTTTAATATGTCTGGGAAGCGATCACAAGTTTGTGCAAATTGGAATTGCTTCATGGGGTATCGGGTGTGGGGTACTAAATCAACCAGGAGTATTTACCAATGTTGCTCAATTCAAAGATTGGATTAAagaacaattattaaaaaataaaattgaaatcaaCTAA
- the Cog7 gene encoding conserved oligomeric Golgi complex subunit 7: MDIGAFSDDNFDTKAWINNVLKNAENQEKKENYTMSIVMKLQLCVQQVNSALEDTSQQVLMSLPKIIRDTKNLHQEATVLKEKMAAVRNEIVKIEQDTGKSINTIEKLDTIKNELNLAKQGLHESDNWTILVNDLEEVFDSKHVENISSKIIGMQRSLQLLVNVGDYEDRKLQLEGLKNRLEAIASPAIVQAFTSSNTEQSSMYVRIFKSMGRLPQLLKYYHKCQKDVLLKKWRNQLEIEQDESVVQWIHNFFGIMLSNWHTQQKWFNQVFTSHNSCESFVEIYTDVLTSLDPTLNECIDAALKQTEDKLGFLLEVKQVTQQFASNLMDVIDQSSTGKPTKDKLLLLLQAVYNHLVIYINKYAAYEQAHLMKKLSTVNCMKEELPDTIQALGLSIPQVIDIARDAKKRCQQITENCGYCGLIIALRAFLLSYADQYRVALRQIDRSKRQEEDWNTFQLCLSLLQNTGEVLVNLHQLEKDVTATILEINQNKDQFEYKYLLLNAADRKEYESLVKCVTEGTQLSLLDHVNTEFNKLCSDIHHTTYQVVFAPISVQLDVVQAPKTWTQFANSTLHNSDLPDYSFSPQEYITQIGQYLMTLPQHLEPFLFRDNPSLTCALRAIDQEYHTAGDAEGALAHVFLKVIARGTCQGFCDRILSIYELSQPASRQLAHDIRYLENVLQDLGISLSENLQQLAVLLKLPNDQYHAASAGCSARYVAAVRQMRNITYN; this comes from the exons atg GATATCGGTGCATTTTCTGACGATAATTTCGATACAAAAGCGTGGATAAACAACGTATTAAAAAATGCtgaaaatcaagaaaaaaaagag AATTATACAATGTCCATAGTAATGAAACTGCAATTGTGCGTCCAACAAGTAAATAGTGCTCTGGAAGACACCAGTCAACAAGTTTTAATGTCACTGCCAAAAATTATTCGAGACACTAAAAATCTGCACCAAGAAGCTActgttttaaaagaaaaaatggcaGCAGTTAGAAATGAAATAGTTAAAATTGAACAAGATACAGGAAAATCTATTAacacaatagaaaaattagatACAATCAAAAATGAACTGAATTTAGCTAAACAAGGACTTCATGAGAGTGATAACTGGACAATTCTAG TTAATGACCTAGAAGAAGTCTTTGATTCTAAAcatgttgaaaatatttcatcaaaaataattggaaTGCAGAGGTCTCTTCAATTGTTAGTCAATGTAGGAGATTATGAGGACCGTAAGCTGCAATTAGAAGggttaaaaaatagactagaAGCAATAGCAAGTCCTGCAATTGTTCAAGCATTTACTTCCTCCAACACAG AGCAATCTTCTATGTATGTTAGAATTTTTAAGTCAATGGGGCGTTTACCCCAGCTACTTAAGTATTatcataaatgtcaaaaagatGTACTATTGAAAAAGTGGCGCAATCAGTTGGAGATTGAACAGGATGAATCTGTTGTCCAGTGGATTCACAACTTTTTTGGAATTATGTTGTCCAACTGGCATACACAACAAAAATGGTTTAATCAGGTTTTTACAAGTCACAATAGTTGCGAGTCATTTGTTGAGATCTACACAGACGTGCTGACCTCTTTAGATCCTACTTTGAACGAATGTATAGATGCTGCCTTAAAGCAGACCGAGGATAAGTTGGGCTTCTTGCTTGAAGTTAAGCAAGTTACTCAACAATTCGCGAGCAATCTGATGGACGTAATTGACCAATCATCAACAG GGAAACCAACAAAAGACAAGTTATTACTTCTGTTGCAAGCTGTTTACAACCATCTCGTAATCTATATCAACAAATATGCTGCTTATGAACAAGCACATCTCATGAAAAAGCTGTCAACTGTCAATTGCATGAAGGAAGAACTTCCAGACACAATTCAAGCGCTCGGTCTTAGCATTCCTCAAGTCATCGATATCGCTCGAGATGCGAAAAAACGTTGCCAACAAATTACTGAAAATTGCGGCTACTGCGGTCTGATCATAGCGTTGAGGGCGTTTCTATTAAGTTACGCCGATCAGTACCGAGTTGCGTTGCGGCAAATCGATCGCAGCAAAAGACAAGAAGAGGATTGGAACACGTTCCAGTTGTGTCTTTCATTGTTACAAAATACAGGCGAGGTGTTGGTAAATTTGCATCAACTGGAAAAGGACGTGACAGCTACTATATTagaaataaatcaaaacaaaGATCAGTTCGAGTACAAATATTTGCTGTTGAACGCTGCGGACCGGAAAGAATACGAATCGCTTGTAAAATGCGTCACAGAAGGGACGCAGTTGTCACTTCTGGACCACGTCAACACCGAATTCAATAAATTGTGTTCAGATATCCACCACACCACGTATCAAGTAGTCTTTGCACCGATTTCGGTGCAACTGGATGTGGTCCAAGCTCCAAAAACGTGGACTCAATTTGCTAATTCGACTCTGCACAATTCAGATTTGCCCGACTACAGTTTCTCGCCTCAGGAATACATCACTCAG ATTGGTCAGTATCTAATGACTTTGCCGCAACACTTGGAACCTTTCTTATTCAGAGACAAtccgtccctcacatgtgctCTGCGCGCAATCGACCAAGAGTATCACACCGCGGGAGATGCTGAAGGTGCGTTAGCTCACGTGTTTCTCAAGGTTATCGCCAGAGGGACTTGTCAAGGTTTTTGCGATCGTATTTTGTCCATCTACGAGCTAAGTCAACCTGCTAGTCGACAGTTGGCACATGATATAA GATACTTGGAGAACGTTCTGCAGGATTTGGGAATTTCGTTAAGTGAAAATCTACAGCAGTTGGCAGTATTGCTCAAGTTACCAAACGATCAGTATCATGCGGCGAGTGCTGGGTGTTCGGCACGGTATGTCGCTGCCGTCAGACAGATGAGAAACATAACGTACAATTGA